From the genome of Candidatus Latescibacterota bacterium:
AACCAGATGGATCCCGCTTTGTTGAAGAAGATCGTCGAGTTGAGCAGTGAAGTGGAGAAGAAGTTTGGCACGTTCAGGCCGGTGGTGGATGGCAGGGAATTGGCTCCCGGAGAGGTCATGAAAGTATTCAAAACCAGCACGGACAGCGAATACCGCCGGAAAGTGTGGGAAGCTGGCAAAAAAGTAGGGCCGAAACTTGTGTGTGATCTGCTCAAACTGGTCAGGGCAAGGAATGAGGCTGCCAGGGCGATAGGATACAGGGATTACCATGAGATGTCGCTTATTCTGAGCGAACAGAATGGGGAAAAGCTCTCGAGAGTATTTGTCGAGTTGGAAGAGTTGACAAGGGAACCATATCTCAAGCTTAAGGAAGAGATCGACCGGGAACTCTCCGCCAGATACGGGATCACAACGGAAGAGATGCGTCCCTGGCATTATCATGACCCGTTCTTTCAGGAAGCGCCGGCTGTCGGAGAGATCGATCTCGACGCGTATTACAAGGGAAAGGATATTGCGGAGATAGCCGCAGGCTTCTACGCCGGGATCGGGATGCCGGTCGAGGATATACTTTCCCGAAGTGATCTCTACGAAAGAGAAGGGAAGAATCCACACGCCTTCTGCACAGACATCGACAGGCAGGGCGATATAAGAATACTGGCCAATATTATAGATAACGCCGGTTGGATGGATACGATGCTTCACGAACTGGGGCATGGCGTTTACGATAAATATATCGACAGAGAACTTCCTTTTTTGCTGAGGAGATATCCACATCTATGTACGACCGAGGCCTCTGCGATGTTC
Proteins encoded in this window:
- a CDS encoding M2 family metallopeptidase — its product is MEFSSFVEKHSTRVDSLERAGSLAYWEAARSGSSDDFRKYADAHMELEKIYTNSDEFEYVQDIRESGDLKDPQLKRIADLLYLSYKGNQMDPALLKKIVELSSEVEKKFGTFRPVVDGRELAPGEVMKVFKTSTDSEYRRKVWEAGKKVGPKLVCDLLKLVRARNEAARAIGYRDYHEMSLILSEQNGEKLSRVFVELEELTREPYLKLKEEIDRELSARYGITTEEMRPWHYHDPFFQEAPAVGEIDLDAYYKGKDIAEIAAGFYAGIGMPVEDILSRSDLYEREGKNPHAFCTDIDRQGDIRILANIIDNAGWMDTMLHELGHGVYDKYIDRELPFLLRRYPHLCTTEASAMFFGRLSHDSLWMKAALGLSDEEVEKIRPAFLRSQRLKQLVFARWVQVMFNFEKELYRDPDQDLNSVWWDMVEKYQFVKRPEGRDEPDYASKIHIISSPVYYHNYMLGELIASQFYHHISDILLEKEGEIRIYGNKAVGDYFKNTVYRPGALYPWMEHIRVVTGEQLSARYFVEQFVMEQD